The Niastella koreensis GR20-10 genome includes a window with the following:
- a CDS encoding response regulator, whose protein sequence is MQQSYHHLLEKQIQNALSGAQKFDPAVQKLLKLVDQAYRNYDEAQKLTEDAFKECEKQYQQILSDQHQQYKEAEAELSRFREQDENNARDLSGIKVLLVEDVEFNSMVAQKMITNWNGAVDIAENGAIAIDKVQQSEYDVVLMDLQMPVMDGYNATQHIRNFNDVIPIIALTASSTEVLQKTREYGMTDYLGKPFKPGELYKMIRKYGRR, encoded by the coding sequence TTTATTGGAGAAACAAATTCAAAATGCTTTATCGGGAGCTCAGAAGTTTGACCCCGCTGTTCAAAAGTTATTAAAACTGGTTGATCAGGCATACAGAAACTATGACGAAGCCCAGAAGCTAACGGAAGATGCGTTTAAGGAATGTGAGAAACAATACCAGCAGATCTTATCAGATCAACATCAACAGTATAAAGAAGCGGAAGCTGAGCTTAGCAGGTTCAGAGAACAGGATGAAAATAATGCCCGCGATCTGTCGGGCATAAAAGTATTGCTGGTTGAAGATGTTGAGTTTAATAGTATGGTTGCCCAAAAGATGATCACCAACTGGAATGGCGCGGTTGATATAGCGGAGAATGGCGCCATTGCCATCGACAAAGTACAGCAGTCGGAATATGATGTAGTGCTGATGGACCTGCAAATGCCGGTGATGGATGGTTATAACGCTACCCAACATATCCGGAACTTTAATGATGTTATTCCTATTATTGCGTTAACGGCCTCTTCTACGGAAGTTTTGCAAAAGACCCGCGAATACGGCATGACAGATTACCTGGGAAAGCCATTTAAACCGGGGGAATTGTATAAGATGATCAGGAAGTATGGGAGGAGGTAG
- a CDS encoding MBL fold metallo-hydrolase, translating into MSYPSLTITFLGTGTSAGVPMIACDCPVCTSTDKKDKRLRSSIMVQSEKTTLVVDSGPDFRYQMLRANVKHLDAIVFTHSHKDHVAGLDDVRAFNFFQQEPMQVYASDATQEVIIREFPYAFYESKYPGLPEIKLNTIGLETFDVGDIPVTPIMVWHLKMPVLGFRFGRFTYITDASRIDDSEMEKIKGSEVLVLNSLRKEKHISHFSLGESIEVAKKLQVPQCYLTHLSHQMGKHAEVEAELPNGINFAYDGLVIKV; encoded by the coding sequence GTGAGCTATCCTTCATTAACCATTACGTTTTTAGGGACCGGTACCAGTGCCGGTGTACCCATGATCGCCTGTGATTGTCCGGTTTGCACATCAACCGATAAAAAAGACAAAAGACTTCGCTCCAGTATAATGGTGCAGTCAGAAAAAACAACACTCGTTGTTGATTCAGGGCCCGATTTCCGCTACCAGATGTTGCGGGCCAATGTAAAGCACCTGGATGCTATTGTTTTCACCCATTCGCATAAAGACCATGTGGCCGGCCTCGACGATGTGCGGGCTTTTAACTTCTTTCAGCAGGAACCCATGCAGGTGTACGCCAGCGATGCTACACAAGAGGTGATCATCCGCGAATTTCCTTATGCTTTCTATGAATCAAAATACCCCGGCTTACCAGAAATAAAGTTGAACACGATAGGGCTGGAAACTTTTGACGTAGGGGATATCCCTGTAACGCCCATTATGGTATGGCATTTAAAGATGCCGGTGCTGGGTTTTCGCTTTGGCCGCTTTACATATATTACCGATGCCAGCCGTATTGATGACAGTGAAATGGAAAAGATCAAAGGCAGTGAGGTGCTGGTGTTGAATTCGCTGCGAAAAGAAAAACACATCTCTCATTTTTCCCTGGGCGAAAGCATTGAAGTGGCTAAAAAGCTACAGGTACCACAATGTTACCTCACCCACCTCAGCCACCAAATGGGTAAGCATGCCGAGGTGGAAGCGGAGTTACCGAATGGGATCAACTTTGCTTATGATGGGTTGGTGATTAAAGTATAG